A single genomic interval of Tistrella bauzanensis harbors:
- a CDS encoding IS5 family transposase has protein sequence MQLSFGDAEHTGKRKKTRREIFLAEMEQVVPWNALLALIAPHYPKMGQRGRQPYALATMLRIHFLQQWYALSDPAMEEALYDTAVMRRFARLSGLDNIPDETTIFSFRRLLETHDLAPQLLERVNAHLARKGQSLKAGTIVDATIIAAPSSTKNRDGKRDPEMHQTKKGNQWHFGMKAHIGVDEESGLVHHVECTAANVNDVTQVHKLLHGKEDTICGDSGYTGADKREELQGVEAAFWIAEKPSKLRAMKNKRDRKYAERWEHFKASLRAKVEHPFRVVKRQFGYTKVRYRGLAKNTAQVLTLFALSNLWMARRRLLLPTG, from the coding sequence ATGCAGCTGAGCTTCGGGGACGCGGAACACACGGGCAAGCGGAAGAAGACGCGACGCGAGATCTTCCTGGCGGAGATGGAGCAGGTTGTGCCGTGGAACGCATTGCTGGCGCTGATCGCACCGCACTACCCGAAGATGGGCCAGCGTGGCCGGCAGCCGTACGCGCTGGCGACGATGCTGCGCATCCACTTCCTGCAGCAGTGGTACGCGCTCAGTGACCCGGCCATGGAAGAGGCGCTGTACGACACGGCGGTGATGCGCCGCTTCGCCCGCCTCAGCGGGCTGGACAACATTCCGGACGAGACCACGATCTTCAGCTTCCGCCGGCTGCTGGAGACGCATGATCTGGCGCCGCAGCTCCTGGAGCGCGTGAACGCGCACCTGGCGCGCAAGGGCCAGAGCTTGAAGGCCGGCACGATCGTGGACGCCACGATCATCGCGGCGCCGAGTTCGACCAAGAACAGGGACGGCAAGCGCGATCCGGAGATGCACCAGACGAAGAAGGGCAACCAGTGGCACTTCGGGATGAAGGCGCACATTGGCGTGGACGAGGAGTCGGGCCTGGTGCACCACGTGGAGTGCACGGCGGCGAACGTCAACGACGTGACGCAGGTGCACAAGCTGCTGCACGGCAAGGAAGACACAATCTGCGGCGACAGCGGCTACACGGGCGCGGACAAGCGCGAGGAGCTGCAAGGCGTGGAGGCTGCGTTCTGGATCGCGGAGAAGCCGTCGAAGCTTCGTGCGATGAAGAACAAGCGTGATCGCAAATACGCCGAACGCTGGGAGCACTTCAAGGCCAGCCTGCGGGCGAAGGTGGAGCATCCGTTCCGAGTGGTGAAGCGGCAGTTCGGTTACACCAAGGTGCGCTATCGCGGGTTGGCGAAGAACACGGCGCAGGTGTTGACGCTGTTCGCGCTGTCGAATCTGTGGATGGCGCGGCGACGTCTGTTGCTGCCGACGGGGTAA
- a CDS encoding TolC family protein has protein sequence MRLHRLKAISIALAGSALVSPVAYALDFAEARLIAEQQSPRISAQQLQVNVAESVQKAAGSLPDPKLSLGIENYPISGMDRWSMTRESMTMQRLALMQEVPNRAKRDAQVASAQARVDRERAALVLQRLQIRQELSLAWIAAQAVEQREILLTELLAENQRLQDSLPARVAGGTAQTGDLLVAQQEALTLTDRRDDLQRDRAKARAALRRWVGSRADEALQGDPGPLTHPVAQLRTELANHAELELYPAMQSMARAESREAQSETRGDWAWEIAYSRRDRRWGDMVSFQVTFDLPWQKDRRQVPMIEAKRHELERLDAEREDVARRHLQELDDSAAELQALNSQIDRLQTAGLQLVRNRAALALSNYRSAKGDLSAVLSARAQVLETRMRLIDLGAQRDSLVARLNSLIAD, from the coding sequence ATGCGATTGCATCGTCTGAAAGCTATCAGCATCGCGTTGGCAGGCAGTGCGCTTGTTTCGCCTGTGGCCTACGCCCTCGATTTTGCTGAGGCACGCCTTATCGCGGAGCAGCAGAGCCCGCGCATAAGCGCGCAGCAGTTGCAGGTCAACGTCGCCGAATCCGTGCAGAAGGCAGCAGGCTCGCTGCCCGACCCCAAGCTCTCGCTCGGCATCGAAAACTATCCCATCAGCGGCATGGATCGCTGGAGCATGACGCGCGAATCCATGACGATGCAGCGCCTGGCGCTCATGCAGGAAGTGCCCAACAGGGCCAAGCGCGACGCCCAGGTCGCCAGTGCGCAGGCGCGTGTGGATCGAGAGCGCGCGGCGCTGGTTTTGCAGCGATTGCAGATCCGCCAGGAACTCAGCCTGGCGTGGATCGCCGCGCAGGCGGTGGAGCAACGGGAGATACTGCTGACGGAACTGCTCGCGGAGAACCAGCGCCTGCAAGACAGTCTCCCCGCTCGCGTCGCCGGCGGCACGGCCCAGACTGGCGACCTGTTGGTCGCGCAACAGGAGGCGCTGACACTCACGGACCGCCGTGACGATCTACAGCGGGACCGGGCCAAGGCCAGGGCCGCATTGCGGCGCTGGGTGGGCTCCAGGGCCGACGAAGCACTGCAAGGCGATCCAGGCCCGCTCACTCACCCCGTCGCGCAACTGCGCACAGAACTGGCGAATCACGCGGAGCTTGAACTCTATCCGGCGATGCAAAGCATGGCCCGGGCCGAGTCCCGCGAAGCCCAATCAGAGACCCGCGGCGATTGGGCCTGGGAGATTGCCTATAGCCGGCGGGATCGCCGATGGGGCGACATGGTGTCATTCCAGGTGACATTCGATCTGCCATGGCAGAAGGATCGACGCCAAGTGCCCATGATCGAGGCAAAACGGCACGAGTTGGAGCGTCTGGACGCCGAACGCGAAGACGTGGCGCGGCGTCATTTGCAGGAGCTGGACGACAGCGCCGCCGAACTCCAAGCGTTGAACAGCCAGATCGACCGCCTGCAGACCGCAGGCTTGCAGCTGGTACGGAACCGAGCGGCGCTTGCGTTGAGCAACTACCGATCCGCCAAGGGGGACCTGAGCGCTGTGCTCAGTGCACGCGCCCAGGTACTGGAGACGCGCATGCGTCTGATCGACCTCGGAGCGCAGCGCGACAGCCTCGTCGCCCGACTGAACAGCCTGATCGCGGACTGA
- a CDS encoding efflux RND transporter periplasmic adaptor subunit, with translation MNTSSRNILAGLTLIAAGIAVGWSVAQWRAGHLSGSPAATIASAPTERKVLYWYDPMVPAQKFDKPGKSPYMDMALMPKYADEDTQDSTGLSVSAQAVQALGLRTTEVVQGKIGADVNVVGTVLLNDRDVSIVQARTAGFVERVYARAAGDVIAAGAPLPDLLLPEWIAAQREFLSVRAMGDAPLTAAARQRLLLLGMPQALIAQVERTGEPKGLYTVTTPQGGLVAELMVRQGMTVSAGESLARVNGLATVWIEAAVPEAQSGPLQVGQTAQVRLAAFPGEVLQARIVSILPEANRDTRTVRVRLEMANPGQRLKAGMSGQIALKGNEQPALLVPSEAVIRTGKRALAYVVDGPGKFHPVEVQVGAEVGDQLVVNGGLAAGQQVVASAQFLIDSEASLRGVLPAGAAASAPASPHNGHGTSSPPAAATNAFVVRGVIEEMSPTELTLAHEAVPALQWPAMTMGFKLSSPQLAAGLSVRQQVRFTFSKQGEDYVITAIEKVQP, from the coding sequence ATGAACACCTCTTCGAGAAACATCCTTGCCGGCTTGACGCTGATTGCTGCCGGTATTGCCGTTGGATGGAGCGTCGCCCAATGGCGCGCCGGCCACCTCAGCGGCTCCCCCGCTGCCACCATTGCAAGTGCTCCGACCGAGCGCAAGGTGCTGTATTGGTACGACCCGATGGTGCCGGCCCAGAAGTTCGACAAGCCCGGCAAATCGCCCTACATGGACATGGCGTTGATGCCGAAGTACGCAGATGAAGACACTCAGGACAGCACGGGCCTGAGCGTGTCGGCGCAAGCGGTGCAAGCCCTGGGCCTGCGTACAACCGAAGTCGTGCAAGGCAAGATCGGCGCAGATGTGAACGTCGTGGGCACCGTGCTGCTCAACGACCGCGACGTCAGCATCGTGCAGGCGCGGACCGCTGGCTTCGTCGAGCGTGTCTACGCACGGGCTGCGGGCGACGTGATCGCAGCAGGGGCACCGCTGCCTGACCTATTGCTGCCGGAGTGGATCGCCGCACAGCGCGAGTTTCTCTCGGTTCGCGCGATGGGCGACGCACCGTTGACCGCAGCTGCCCGCCAACGGCTGCTGCTGCTCGGCATGCCGCAAGCCCTGATCGCCCAGGTGGAGCGCACAGGCGAGCCCAAGGGGCTGTACACGGTCACAACACCTCAAGGCGGCTTGGTGGCCGAACTGATGGTGCGTCAGGGCATGACGGTTTCCGCCGGGGAAAGCCTGGCCCGGGTGAATGGCTTGGCCACGGTGTGGATCGAAGCGGCTGTCCCCGAAGCACAAAGCGGGCCATTGCAGGTCGGCCAAACGGCGCAGGTCCGGCTGGCGGCGTTTCCCGGTGAAGTGCTCCAGGCGCGCATCGTGAGCATCCTGCCCGAAGCCAACCGCGACACCCGTACGGTGCGAGTGCGGCTTGAAATGGCCAATCCCGGCCAGCGCCTGAAGGCCGGCATGTCCGGCCAGATCGCGCTCAAAGGCAACGAACAGCCCGCGCTGCTTGTTCCCAGCGAGGCGGTCATCCGCACCGGCAAGCGCGCACTGGCCTATGTGGTCGATGGACCCGGCAAGTTCCATCCCGTGGAGGTCCAGGTGGGCGCGGAGGTAGGCGATCAACTGGTGGTCAACGGCGGGCTCGCGGCGGGACAGCAGGTGGTGGCCTCGGCGCAGTTCCTGATCGATTCGGAAGCCAGCCTGCGGGGCGTGCTGCCTGCAGGTGCCGCGGCGTCCGCGCCTGCATCGCCGCACAACGGGCACGGCACCTCGTCGCCACCGGCCGCGGCCACCAACGCTTTCGTGGTGCGCGGCGTGATCGAGGAGATGTCGCCCACCGAGCTGACGCTGGCGCACGAGGCCGTGCCAGCCCTCCAATGGCCGGCCATGACCATGGGCTTCAAGCTGAGCAGCCCGCAGCTCGCCGCGGGTCTTTCGGTTCGGCAGCAGGTGCGATTCACCTTCTCCAAGCAAGGTGAGGACTACGTGATCACCGCCATCGAAAAGGTGCAGCCATGA